A genome region from Candidatus Zixiibacteriota bacterium includes the following:
- the radA gene encoding DNA repair protein RadA, translating into MKGKSAEKTVFVCSACGHSYSRWMGKCPDCGEWNTIVEEKIVPARQSRARSDAGDLRVVPITRYELEAEPAIKTGLDEFDHLIGGGIVPASSILIGGEPGIGKSTLMLQVAGALAERGYPTLYLTGEESAQQVALRGRRLGVTNDAVQVGAIRELPQIYALINQVSPALVIVDSVQTLYDPDLESAPGTVSQIRSAAAELVDFCKRSDKILILIGHITKDGAIAGPKVLEHLVDVVLYFEGESHNLFRILRVRKNRYGPAAELGIFQIGEAGLSAVANPSELFLDEYPDDVPGRAVVTAVEGQRPLLLELQALATQTNFGFPQRVTSGYDSRRLALMLAILEKRQKVLFGQRDVFVNLAGGLKIDDPALDLGLIAALISSVEEIPIVPKTVIIGEVGLSGEVRAVPYIERRIAESAKLGFERIVMPKKNLKGLKSIRGINLIGIDKLADLPKAVLL; encoded by the coding sequence GTGAAGGGGAAATCCGCCGAAAAGACCGTCTTTGTCTGCTCCGCCTGCGGTCATAGCTATTCCCGCTGGATGGGGAAGTGCCCCGACTGCGGCGAGTGGAACACGATCGTCGAGGAGAAGATCGTTCCCGCGAGACAGTCGCGCGCGCGTTCGGACGCCGGCGATCTGCGCGTGGTCCCGATCACGCGCTATGAACTGGAAGCGGAGCCGGCGATCAAGACGGGGCTCGATGAATTTGACCACTTGATCGGCGGCGGGATCGTTCCGGCCTCATCGATTCTGATCGGCGGCGAGCCCGGAATCGGCAAGTCAACGCTGATGTTGCAGGTTGCCGGTGCGCTGGCGGAGCGCGGTTATCCTACCCTCTATCTGACCGGCGAGGAATCGGCGCAGCAGGTGGCCTTGCGCGGCCGGCGGCTCGGGGTTACCAACGACGCCGTTCAGGTTGGGGCGATCCGCGAGTTACCGCAGATCTACGCGCTGATCAATCAGGTGAGTCCAGCGCTGGTCATCGTCGATTCGGTGCAAACCCTTTACGATCCCGATCTCGAGTCGGCGCCCGGCACCGTGAGCCAGATTCGCTCGGCCGCGGCCGAACTGGTCGACTTCTGCAAACGCTCTGACAAGATTCTGATTCTGATCGGGCACATCACCAAGGACGGCGCGATTGCCGGACCGAAGGTGCTGGAGCACTTGGTGGACGTGGTCTTGTACTTCGAGGGGGAGAGCCACAATCTGTTTCGCATCCTGCGCGTCCGCAAGAACCGCTATGGACCGGCGGCAGAGTTGGGGATCTTCCAGATTGGCGAAGCGGGGCTGTCGGCGGTGGCCAACCCCTCGGAACTTTTCCTCGATGAATACCCGGATGATGTCCCCGGGCGCGCGGTGGTGACGGCGGTGGAGGGACAACGGCCGTTGCTGCTCGAACTGCAGGCGCTGGCAACGCAAACCAACTTCGGATTTCCGCAGCGGGTGACCTCCGGCTACGATTCGCGCCGATTGGCTCTGATGTTGGCGATTCTCGAGAAACGACAGAAAGTGTTGTTCGGGCAGCGGGATGTCTTTGTCAATCTGGCCGGCGGGCTGAAGATTGACGATCCGGCACTCGATCTCGGTCTGATTGCAGCGCTGATTTCCTCGGTCGAGGAGATTCCGATCGTGCCGAAGACCGTGATCATCGGGGAGGTTGGCCTGTCGGGGGAAGTGCGGGCCGTGCCCTATATTGAGCGGCGGATTGCGGAGTCCGCCAAACTGGGGTTTGAGCGGATTGTGATGCCGAAAAAGAACCTGAAGGGATTGAAGTCAATCCGCGGGATCAATCTAATTGGAATCGACAAGCTCGCCGATTTACCCAAGGCCGTGCTGCTTTAG